Within the Vagococcus carniphilus genome, the region CCTTCAGGTAAACATCCAGATTACATCAATTTTTCAATGCTTAATGGTATGGAAAGTTATCCAGATGGTCAGACGCTTCTTTCATTTTCAAATTATTTAGATTTAGTTATCCCAAAAAGATATCAATCAAATTACCGTAAATTCGCATTTGCTTTTGAATGTCATTCCGTTTATTTTCACCACAACGGGTTACTTCATAGAGATAATCATGGATTTGGTTATTTAAAAGACTGGCAAGGGGTGTTACACAAAGAGATGAAATCGATTAGAACCAATGTCGTCTCTAAGCTCACAGTAGATGAGTTTAAGCAAATTAAAGAAATCGTTCGAACTGAATTAAATTTTCCTGTAATAAAAGAATATTGGGAAGAATTTGAAGGGGAATCAAAGTTCTCTCTTTAGAAACAAACCCTGATTTATGCTATAGTTAAAGGTATCGAAATAAGGGTGTGACGTCATGGAAAAAATTAAATCAATCCGCAAATTAAAAAATAATCATTATACTTTAACAACTGAAAGTGGACGTAAAATAAGAATATCGGAAGACACACTAGTGAAACATCGTTTACTAAAAGGAGAAGAAGTTTCCGAAAACACATTAGAAATAATCGAAAAAGAGGCCGAGTTAGATATTGGTTACCAACTAGCTTTGTCTTTTTTAAGTTACCAACTGCGTTCTGAAAAAGAAATCAAAGATCACTTGAAGAAAAAAGAAATTTCTGAAGAGGGAATTTCCTATGTAATAATTAAACTTCGTGAGATGAACTTACTGGATGACTTAGTTTTTGCTGAAAGCTATGTCAGAACGGTGATGAAGACGCAAGATAAAGGTCCACAAACCATTAAGCAACAACTCTTTAAAAAAGGAATCTCTGAGGAAAATATCGCAAAAGCTCTTGAGCAGTATTCATTTGATGACCAAGAAGAAGTAGCAATGAAGGTTGCTGAAAAAGCTCTTAGAAAATATAAATCAAAAAGCCATAAGGAACAAATCAACAAAGTTCGTCAGCATCTCTTTACTAAAGGGTATAGTGGCGACTTAATTAATTTAGTCATGTCTAATTTAGAAGTGGAAAAAGATGAAGACGATGAGTGGGAAACACTTGTTAGAGAAGGGGATAAGTTATGGCGTAAGCATCAACGCTTGGATAAAGCTAAGAAAAAACAAAAGATGCGTCAGTCCCTGTTTCAAAAAGGATATGACTTTGATGCGATTAATCGTTTCATAGAGGAGAAAGAGCTAGAAGATGACGAGTAAAGAAGTAATTGAGTGGAATGAAGAGCAAGTAAAAGAGATGCAAGATAAGCTCCTTGCTTGGTACGATCAAGAAAAAAGATTACTACCATGGCGTGAAAATAAAGATCCATACCGAATTTGGGTCTCTGAAATCATGCTCCAACAAACACAAGTAGTAACAGTTATTCCTTATTTTCATCGTTTTTTAGAGTGGTTTCCAACGATTAAAGATTTAGCAGAAGCTGATGAAGATAAGCTATTAAAAGCATGGGAAGGTCTAGGTTACTACTCTCGGGTTAGAAACATGCAAGAAGCAGCTAAAACAATTGTAGAAAAATTTGGTGGTAAAATGCCAGATAATTTGAAGGATTTACTAAGTTTAAAAGGGATTGGACCCTATACGGCTGGTGCGATTGCTAGTATTGCTTTTGATTTACCAGAGCCTGCTGTTGATGGCAACGTCATGCGTGTTTATAGTCGTCTATTTTGTATCGAAGACGATATAGCAGACCCAAAATCACGAAAAATATTTGAACAAAAGGTGAGAGAAACCATTAGTCATGACAGACCTGGTGATTTTAACCAAGCTTTGATGGATTTAGGAGCAACGATTTGTACACCTACCTCACCTAAGATTGAGATAGATCCATTAAAAGATTTGTATGAAGCCCATAAGCAAGGCAGACTGGAAGAGTTTCCTGTTAAAAAGAAAAAAATTAAGACTGTTCCGATGTACTATGTGGCTCTTGCTATCCAAAATGAAAAGGGCGAGTATCTATTAAGAAAACGTCCTAGTGATGGTTTGTTAGCTGATATGTGGACATTTCCACTTCTTGAAGTCTCAAAGGCTGCTTATGAAGAGATGGTGAAAGATTGGAAGAACTATCAATTAGATACAAAAGAACCAACTCTCTTTGATTTTGTGGCAGATGAAACAGCAAGCCTATTAACAGGTTGTTTTTTAGCTAAATTAGTAGACAAACAACCAAAAATAGTCTGGCAAAAACAACCAATTGGTGAAGCAACTCATATCTTTAGTCATAGAAAATGGCATTTACTATTAGCTTCAGGATTTGAAAAAGACCAAGAAAAAATATTACTTGAAGAAAGTGATGTGTGGGCAAGTAAGACAGACTTTGATGACTTTGTCTTTCCAAAGCCTCAGCAAAAAATGGTAGCTATTTTAAACAAAAAAGGAATTAATAGTGCTACTTAAACTTTATTTATGATATAATAATTTTGATATTGGTGTAATGAACACCCTAGTGAATAATTTGGCCTAAAGATAGCCAAGGAAAGTAGGGTAATAGTAGATGCGTGTACCTAAAGAAGGAGAGTTTATAACGATCCAAAGTTACAAGCATGACGGAAGTTTACATCGAACTTGGCGTGACACGATGGTTTTAAAAACCAGTGAATGCTCTATTATCGGGATTAATGATCACACATTAGTGACAGAGTCTGATGGTAGACGTTGGGTGACACGGGAGCCAGCTATTTTGTATTTTCATACGAAGTACTGGTTCAATATAATTGCAATGATACGTGAGAAGGGGGTTTCTTATTACTGTAATCTGGCTTCACCTTATGTTTTGGATGAAGAAGCTTTAAAATACATCGATTACGACTTGGATATTAAGGTTTTTCCTGATGGAGAAAAACGCCTTTTAGATGTTGATGAGTATGAAGATCATCGTGCTCAAATGAATTATCCAGATGAAATTGATTTAGTATTGAAAGAAAATGTCAAAACATTAGTTGACTGGATTAACAATGAAAAGGGCCCATTTTCTATGGAGTACGTTGATGTGTGGTATAAACGTTATCAACAATTATCAAGAAGACAGTAACTTATCTATCATGTTGCGTAGAAAATAATAAAAAGAAACGTTAGAATTTTTTTCTAGCGTTTCTTTTTTTGATTTGACGAAATATAAATTTTGTGGGAAGATGGAAAACGATATTTAAGGGTCAGTGGGAGAGAAGAAGTTTATGAGAAAGAAAAAACCACTCGTTTTTATAAGTTTATTGATGGGGATATGTATTGCAGTTGGTATAAAGATAATTTACGGACATGTTCAACAATTAAATAGTGAAGAAGAACAAATTGGTGAAATTGAAACGATATCTAATGAAGCTATCAGCAATGATGATTACTCTGTAGATACATCAAGTTCTATTATGAAACCACATGTAAGTTCTTCAAGTGAATATGAAGAAGAACCAACAGAGAATATATTAAAAGATAAAAAAATTCTGTGTATTGGGGACTCGATGACTTACTTAGATAATAAAGAAATAAGAGGTGGAAAAATCATTGGGTATCAACAAGCTTTCAGAAATGAAGGTGCGATTGTTGATTCTTATGGTATTTCAGGTGCAACATTTAAACAATATAGTAAAGAGATGTCAACAAGAGAACATGGTTCACTTTATGATGATTTGGTTCTTAATAAGAAAGCAAATATAAAAGATCATGACTATATTACTATTTTCGCAGGAACAAATGATATTTCTACTAATTTTATTATTGGAGATCATAGTACTTTGGATAATCCTAAAACAACTTTAGGTGCTTTTAATTTATTATTGAACTATTTGAAAGAAACAACAAATGCTAGAATTGTCGTTTTTTCACCCATTTATACATCTAACTTAAAAGAACGACCTAAAGAAGATATGGAAAAATTAGTTGAAGAGATGAGATATGTTACTCATTTAAATCAGATTGAGTTTGTCGACATTTATCATCACTTTGAAATTAACCACAAAACATCAGAAAAATACCTTTATGATAAGTTACATCCTAATAATGAAGGGATGGATTTAATCGGGGAAGAAATGGTTGGAGTCCTTAAAACACCACGCTTAGTGGAGTTACCAAAAAAAGAATGACTGTCTCATAAGTTTTTATACTTATAGGACAGTCATTTTTTGCTATTTTAATAATTCTTGAAGTTCCTTGTACTGCTCTTCAGTAAAGGATTCCTTTTGTGTTTCTAAAAATTCTTGGGCTGCTTCTTTATCTATTGTATCTTTATTTTCAGTAAGCATTGATTTTACTTCTTCAAATTCTTCTTTAGAGATTTTTTCAGAATCTCCTCCTAGAGCAGCTCCGCTAGGCATTGCTTTTTCAAATTCTTCCTGGCTAATGATATCTTCTTTTTTAGGTAATTTGATGTTAGCTTTTTTATCTTTCAAATTTGTTTTAATTTTAAGAGCCATTGAATCAATCCCAGATTTAGCATTTTTTTCACCTTTAGGAGATAAAGTAACTAAACTTACCATGCTATTTTTTTTAGGGTTAACATCAACTTTTAGTGTCATATCTTTAAAGTCTTTAAATACTTCTTTAACATCTGCATCTTTTTCTTCAGAAGCTTTAGCAATTTCAGTAAATAAATCTTCTATTTCTTTTTTAGTAAAGGTGTGTGAAATGACATCTTCTTTTTTAGTGAATGTCTTTTTATCTAAACCTTTAATAAAATCAACATATAATTTAGTAAACTCTTTTTGATCTTCTTTTGAATGAGCTACTTCTTTATAAAGTTCTTTCCATTCTTTTTTTGATTCAGCAGTAGGTGTTTCACTTATATCAATGTATTTACCTTTTATTTTACTGAAATCAGGTTGTGTTTCAGGTGTTCCTCCAGCCATTGATTGGGCAATTGTCATCACATACTCCATCATATCTGTTGCCATGTACAATTTAGGTTCTTTACCAAAATCTCCAATCATGTTAAATGGAATTTCCATTCCCATAGCTTTCATTTTCATATCAAGACCAAATTTAATATCTTTTGCCATATCAACTTGAACAGTACCATCAATTGAGGCATCTTTTACTTGAGTAATAATCATATTAACGATTGGATCAGCTGGCTGACTACTTGTGCCTTCTGACAATTTCATATCATCAATGGCCATATTAAAGTCCCATGTACCGACTGTTTGACTATTTTGTTCTTCAATAAAAGAAGCAAACTCCTTTTGAGGTGAGTTGCCACAACTTGCTAGTAGCAGAGTTGTACAACCTAGACCAACTAATAAACCTATTTTTTTCTTTTTCACTTAGTTAAACTCCTAACTTTATTAACTTTTATAATTTAAATGTATATAAGTTGTCAAAAGATGTCAATGCTATCTCTTATTTTTTATCTAAGTTAGATTGAATTAACTCTCCGTAAACTTTAGCTCCTTCTTGATTTAAATGAATGTCATCACCGTCAAACCAGTTATTGTCAGGATTGTTGAGTACTTTTTCTTCCCAATCAATGATATGAACATTCTTATGATTTTTTGCTGTTTCTTTTAAAACATTATTAGTTGCTGTTTTCCATGATCTTGGGACGGCTGTTGTAATAAAGTATAGAGAATGATTATCTATGCTTTTAACAATCTCTTCTATTTCTTCTTTTGAAACAAGCCCGTTATTCCCAGTACTCAACACATAGATAAGATTGTCAGATACAGGGTGAGATTCAATGATTTGTTTCACCTCGTATAGCTGACGGCCTACTTTGGCATCAATTTCAATTTGATCGTCCTTAAATAGGTCATTTAGGTAGTCTTTTGTTCCTAATAAAACGGAGTCTCCAACAAATAGTAATTCTTTAGGTCTTGTATCAATACTTTCTTCAGTAGTTGAAGAGCTAGTTGTTTCTTTTTCAGAAGATGTGCTAGAAGATACGTAACTCGAATCATTTGTTTTGGGAAGTTTATTAGGCTTTGTTGTGAATCCCCCCATTTTAGATAAGAAAAAGATTAGGATAATAAGGGAGCTGATAATAATTGAACTAAATAAAATATCTTTTCCAGATACTTTTTGCGTTATGTGATAAGACAAATGTCCCAACGCTATAATTATGAATGTAAGAAGCATTGTTACGAGATACGGATTTTTACCGTCCCAGCCTGAGTAATACTCAAAAATTAAAATAGTAGGTAGGTAAAAAAGATACATATCATAGCTTCTTTTTCCAATAAATGTAAATAGTGGTATATCAAGAAAAGTGTTGATTTTCTTTGACTCCACAATAAAGAAAATTAAGAATCCACTAATCATACTAAAAGCAAACATTCCGCCGTTATATGTAAGAAGTGAATGGTCATTTAATGTTAGCATAAAAAAAAGTAGAGCTAGAAAACAGAGTGTTACTTTGAAAGGATAGGCCATATTTTGTTTGTTTTTTCGTGTTCCACTTTTTATAAAAAACATCCCGCCAATTGTAAATGCTGATAATCTAGAAAGAGTCGAATAGTAAGTAAAATTAATATCCGTATAAAAATACAAATAACTCATAACAAGAATAGAAAATAGTGTAACAAGAATTAGAATTCTCTGGATTCTCACAATTTTCTTATTATCTTGCATAAAAAAAATATTCACTAGGAATAAAGGATAAAAAATATAAAATTGCAGTTCAACTGACAATGACCAAAGGTGTTTGAGTAAGTAAAGGCTTTTAAATTGGTCGAAATAAGAAACTTGATTGACCAGTTGCCACTGATTATTAACACCTAATAGACTTGCTAAACTATCTTTGAAAAAATCTATAGGATCAACACTGTTAGTCAGTAAAACAAAAACAGAGAGTGTTCCTATTAAAAGCAATAGAGGTGGATAGATTCTACGTAGTCTTTTTTGATAGAAACGCTTGAAATCAAAGTTTTTAGTAGAAAATAACTCCATAATAATACTTGCTGTCATCAAATATCCCGACAAAACAAAAAAGAGATTGACTCCTAAAAATCCCCCAGGAAAGATGTGGGGTATTGTGTGATAAAAGATGACAGAAAGAATAGCAATAGCTCGTAATGTATCCAAGCTAGAATAGTACTTTTTCATGTTAAACCCTTTCTAAAAATAAATAGACAATAATAAAAAAATCATCAATTTAATAATATCAGAGTTAGAGTTTTTTTGTTAGATTTCTTTTTTCATATTAAAATGTTTAATGCCAGCATCTAAAAATTCATCACCAAATGCTTCATAACCCATAGATTCATAAAAGGCTAAAGCGTGTGTTTGAGCACCTAAAAGAGTTTGTGTTTTACCAACATTCTTAGCGTATTCTTCTGCTGCAATCATAATTTTTCTACCGTATCCTTTTTTTCTATACTGCTTTAATACAGCCATTCGTTGGATTTTATATGTAGAGTTATCTTTTGGAAATAAACGCACTGTAGCAGCTGGTTCATTATCATCATATAAAACAAAATGAACACAGAGTTCTTCGTCCTCAACCTCTAGAGATAAAGGAACCTGTTGTTCAGTGACAAATACTTCTTTTCTAATAGCTAAGGCATCTTCGTAAATTGTTGAATGAATATCTTCAGTGTGTTTAATTGTTATCATAAAATAATCTCCTTTAGTTTTTTTGTAACTTTTAATCAAATAATAAAAGCAATTTTTATTAGAATATATTATACTATAGGGTAATTACATAAACCAAATGAAATGAAACATAAAAAATAAAAACAAACGGAGGAAAAAGAATGTACGAAAAATTTAAACATTCAAAATTAATGTTTTGGTCAGCGGAGTTATTAATATTAGCCACATTAGTATTAGTTGGAACCAAAATTAACTTTTTATTCAAACCTATTGCAACCATGTTTACAACAATGTTTGCACCTATCCTAATTTCAGGATTTTTATACTATTTATTTAAACCAATCGTTTCTTTTTTAGAAAAAAGAGGTATTGGTAAAACATTGGCAGTTACTATCGTGATGTTACTTCTAGTTGGAATTATTGTTCTTTCGATTTCATCTCTTATTCCAACATTAATTGCTCAAATTACTGCTTTAATGAAAAAAATGCCACAATTTATTACGGTGGTGGAAGATTGGGCAGATCAATTAGCTCATCACCCAATGACTCAAAATATTGATGTTCAATCTTATCTAGATAAATGGAATTTATCAATTGGAAATATTGCCCAACAAACGTTTAATGGCTTAAGCTCTGGAATTGGTTCTTTCCTATCTTCTGTCGCAGGGATTGTGATGTTAGTTGTGACGGTTCCATTTATTCTATTTTACATGTTAAAAGATGGCCATAAATTTATTCCGGCTGTTGAAAAGTATTTTCCATCGAAGCATAAAAAAGAAATGTTAGAGCTCTTAAGTAAAATGAGTGAAACTATTTCAAAATATATTAGTGGTCAAATGATTGAGTGCTTATTCGTTGGTGTTTCAACTAGTTTAGGATATATGCTCATTGGCGTAGATTATGCGTTTCTTTTTGGGTTCATTGCGGGATTAACTAATATGATTCCATACATTGGACCATATATTGGATTAGCTCCAGCAGTTTTAGTAACAGTTTTTACAGATCCATGGAAAGCAGTTTTTGCTTGTATTGTTGTACTAGTTGTTCAACAAATTGATGGTAATATCATTTATCCAAATGTCATTGGTAAAAGTTTAGATATTCATCCACTAACGATTATTATTCTATTATTAGTAGCTGGAAACATTGCAGGATTATTAGGAATGATTCTTGGAGTTCCGTTATATGCAGTGTGTAAAACAATCTTTGTTTATGTCTTTGATATGGTGCAATTAAATAAGAAGGGAAAGCTTGAAACTCCCCAGTTGAGGAACAAAAAAAGTAGGTTATTCAATTGTCAAATTTGTTTAATTGTGATACGATTTCATAGTAATTACTTAACAAGTAATGACGCATTTTATTTTAAGGAGAGAACAAGCTTATGAACGCTGACCCTGATAGTCAGTCTATTTTAATTAACGTAATTGTATTAGTTGTTTTAACTTTGCTCAATGCTTTTTTTGCAGCAGCAGAAATGGCGGTTGTATCGGTTAATAAAAGCCGTGTGGAGCAAAAAGCAGGAGAGGGAGATAAAGCATCAGTTAAACTGTTACGATTAATTAATGATTCAAGTACGTTTCTATCGACCATCCAAGTAGGTATTACACTTGTAACCATCTTGTCTGGTGCTTCTTTAGCTAATTCGTTTGCTAAAAAATTAGCGCCATTGTTTGGAGATGTTTCGTGGGCAAAACAAGCCTCTCAGGTGATTGTTTTGATTTTATTAACGTATATTTCAATTGTATTTGGGGAGCTTTATCCAAAAAGGATTGCTCTTAATAAATCTGAAGAAGTCGCAAAATTCGCTTTAGGGCCAATTAAAGTTTTAGGTGTTCTTATGAAACCTTTTGTCTGGTTGCTTTCAGCCTCAACAAATTTGTTGAGCCGAATTACACCAATGACATTCGATGATGAGAGCGATAAAATGACTCGTGAAGAGATGGCTTATATGCTAACGAATGAAGGAGTTTTAGATTCAGATGAACTTGAAATGGTTCAAGGGATATTTGATTTAGATACAACTCTAGCTCGTGAAGTGATGGTACCTCGTACAGAAGCCTTTATGATTGATATCCATGATTCGGCAACAGAGAATATTGATAAAGTCTTATCAAATAATTTTTCTCGTATTCCGGTTTATGATGATGATAAAGATAAAGTTATTGGTATATTACATTTAAAAAACTTATTAAAAGAAGCAAGAAAAACAGGGTTTGAAAATGTCGATTTATTAAAAGTCATTCACGAACCGTTGTTTGTTCCTGAAACTATTTTTATTGATGACTTGTTAGTAGAACTTAAACGCACACAAAACCATATGGCAATTCTTCTAGATGAATATGGTGGAGTTGTTGGTTTAGTAACATTTGAAGACTTACTAGAAGAAATCGTTGGTGAGATTGATGATGAGTCTGATGAGTTAACGATTGAAGAGTTGTACACTCAAATTGGTGAGGATGAGTATATCATTCAAGCTCGTATGCCGATTGATGATTTTAATGAACATTTTGAAACAACACTTGATATGAATGATGTGGATACGATGGCAGGTTATGTTATCACAGCGCTTGGCGTCATTCCTGAGATGAACGAAACTTTATCCATTGATGTTGAAAATGTGACGCTGACAACTCATAAAGTTGAAGGAACACGTTTGATTGAAATCAAAGTAAAAGTCCATGAAAAAGAAGAAGAACCTGAAGAAGAGAAATACAGACGTCTAAAAGGTTCGACTGATAAAGACAAGGACAAGGAAAAAGAAAAAGAAGATTGATTGCGAAATGCAGTCAATCTTTTTTTGTATCGAACTTAAATATTACAAATGTCATGTTAAAGTCTTAAAAAATATGATAAAATATAGAAATTATTAAAAGGTTTTGGAGGCATATATGATTTACTTATTAAAAAGTATTTTGACAACGCTCGGCTTATCAATTTATTTTTCAGTTGTAAGTGAAGAGAAGGGATTTACCGCGCTTTATTCAGCATTAGTGAATAGCCCTTACTTACTACTATTTTCAATTATTGGATTAACTTATTTCTTTAAAAAAATATCAACTATTCATTATAAAACTACTATTTTACAAAAAATTATCTCTTTCTTTTTTAGTTTATGTACCTGGTTAACAACTGTATACACATCGGATGTACCAACTATTAACCAAGTATTATCAGGAAGACCAGCAGGAGTTTTATATAGTTTTTGTAGTATTTTAGGTATGTATTGGTTACTAGAAAGTATTCAAAAAATAATTTTACTTCTTTATTATGAAAATGAATGGCGCCATTTATCTATTAAAAGTAAATGGCTGAATAACTTTATTGAACAATTCAAGAAGTCTCCTTTTTTATGGAGTTTTGCCTTGCTAACATTATTTTGGAGTATAATTGCTATAACAACATATCCAGGCACCTTTATGGGAGACACAATGGATCAAATTTTGATGTACTATGGTGTTTATGAAAGAGCTGCTGAACATCCTGTATTATCAACACTTACAACAGGCTGGTTTATTCAATTAGGAGAATTTTTTGGAAGTGGTAATATAGGTATTTTCCTTCTTACTTTGTTTCAATTAACTCTTGTTTCAACTGCGTTTAGTTATGCTGTTTCTCTGTTTGTTAAGCTAACTAGACAAGCTGGGATGGGGCTAGTGATGGTTTTATTAGTCGGTACTATTCCAAGTGTTCATGGAACTGTTCTTGTTTTGACTAAAGATATTCCGTTTAGTGCTTTCTTTATCGTTTATATAGCAACTTTAATTGCTTATTTTTATGATAATCGATACTTTTTTCAGCATAAACTTTACTTAGCACATGTTGTTTCAATCATTCTTATGATGTTGTTTAGATATAACACGTTACATTTTGTTGCCCCGACACTATTAATTTATTTAATTGGTTATTTCTTTGTTAAAAAGGAAACTCGTTTTTATAAGTCGATTATTGTTATGGGGATTATTGGGTTAGTTTCAGCAAACTTATTGAATACTGCTTTAGTAAATCAATTTGTAGAGGCTCAGCCTGAACCAAAGAGACGAGAAATGTTATCTGTTCCGTTTCAGCAAACAGCAAGATATGCAAAGTATCATGATGATGAAGTAACGAAAGAGGAAAAAGAAATTATAAACCGTGTTCTAGATTACGATGTGATAAGGAAAAATTATGATCCTTATCGTTCAGATTCGGTAAAAAAAACACATAATGAAGAGGCGACATCTGAAGAGATGTCAGCATATTTTAAATTGTTTATTAAACAATCTT harbors:
- a CDS encoding GNAT family N-acetyltransferase; protein product: MITIKHTEDIHSTIYEDALAIRKEVFVTEQQVPLSLEVEDEELCVHFVLYDDNEPAATVRLFPKDNSTYKIQRMAVLKQYRKKGYGRKIMIAAEEYAKNVGKTQTLLGAQTHALAFYESMGYEAFGDEFLDAGIKHFNMKKEI
- a CDS encoding hemolysin family protein; its protein translation is MNADPDSQSILINVIVLVVLTLLNAFFAAAEMAVVSVNKSRVEQKAGEGDKASVKLLRLINDSSTFLSTIQVGITLVTILSGASLANSFAKKLAPLFGDVSWAKQASQVIVLILLTYISIVFGELYPKRIALNKSEEVAKFALGPIKVLGVLMKPFVWLLSASTNLLSRITPMTFDDESDKMTREEMAYMLTNEGVLDSDELEMVQGIFDLDTTLAREVMVPRTEAFMIDIHDSATENIDKVLSNNFSRIPVYDDDKDKVIGILHLKNLLKEARKTGFENVDLLKVIHEPLFVPETIFIDDLLVELKRTQNHMAILLDEYGGVVGLVTFEDLLEEIVGEIDDESDELTIEELYTQIGEDEYIIQARMPIDDFNEHFETTLDMNDVDTMAGYVITALGVIPEMNETLSIDVENVTLTTHKVEGTRLIEIKVKVHEKEEEPEEEKYRRLKGSTDKDKDKEKEKED
- a CDS encoding AI-2E family transporter; the protein is MYEKFKHSKLMFWSAELLILATLVLVGTKINFLFKPIATMFTTMFAPILISGFLYYLFKPIVSFLEKRGIGKTLAVTIVMLLLVGIIVLSISSLIPTLIAQITALMKKMPQFITVVEDWADQLAHHPMTQNIDVQSYLDKWNLSIGNIAQQTFNGLSSGIGSFLSSVAGIVMLVVTVPFILFYMLKDGHKFIPAVEKYFPSKHKKEMLELLSKMSETISKYISGQMIECLFVGVSTSLGYMLIGVDYAFLFGFIAGLTNMIPYIGPYIGLAPAVLVTVFTDPWKAVFACIVVLVVQQIDGNIIYPNVIGKSLDIHPLTIIILLLVAGNIAGLLGMILGVPLYAVCKTIFVYVFDMVQLNKKGKLETPQLRNKKSRLFNCQICLIVIRFHSNYLTSNDAFYFKERTSL
- the ntdP gene encoding nucleoside tri-diphosphate phosphatase, whose protein sequence is MRVPKEGEFITIQSYKHDGSLHRTWRDTMVLKTSECSIIGINDHTLVTESDGRRWVTREPAILYFHTKYWFNIIAMIREKGVSYYCNLASPYVLDEEALKYIDYDLDIKVFPDGEKRLLDVDEYEDHRAQMNYPDEIDLVLKENVKTLVDWINNEKGPFSMEYVDVWYKRYQQLSRRQ
- the recX gene encoding recombination regulator RecX, whose translation is MEKIKSIRKLKNNHYTLTTESGRKIRISEDTLVKHRLLKGEEVSENTLEIIEKEAELDIGYQLALSFLSYQLRSEKEIKDHLKKKEISEEGISYVIIKLREMNLLDDLVFAESYVRTVMKTQDKGPQTIKQQLFKKGISEENIAKALEQYSFDDQEEVAMKVAEKALRKYKSKSHKEQINKVRQHLFTKGYSGDLINLVMSNLEVEKDEDDEWETLVREGDKLWRKHQRLDKAKKKQKMRQSLFQKGYDFDAINRFIEEKELEDDE
- the mutY gene encoding A/G-specific adenine glycosylase, coding for MTSKEVIEWNEEQVKEMQDKLLAWYDQEKRLLPWRENKDPYRIWVSEIMLQQTQVVTVIPYFHRFLEWFPTIKDLAEADEDKLLKAWEGLGYYSRVRNMQEAAKTIVEKFGGKMPDNLKDLLSLKGIGPYTAGAIASIAFDLPEPAVDGNVMRVYSRLFCIEDDIADPKSRKIFEQKVRETISHDRPGDFNQALMDLGATICTPTSPKIEIDPLKDLYEAHKQGRLEEFPVKKKKIKTVPMYYVALAIQNEKGEYLLRKRPSDGLLADMWTFPLLEVSKAAYEEMVKDWKNYQLDTKEPTLFDFVADETASLLTGCFLAKLVDKQPKIVWQKQPIGEATHIFSHRKWHLLLASGFEKDQEKILLEESDVWASKTDFDDFVFPKPQQKMVAILNKKGINSAT
- a CDS encoding SGNH/GDSL hydrolase family protein — translated: MRKKKPLVFISLLMGICIAVGIKIIYGHVQQLNSEEEQIGEIETISNEAISNDDYSVDTSSSIMKPHVSSSSEYEEEPTENILKDKKILCIGDSMTYLDNKEIRGGKIIGYQQAFRNEGAIVDSYGISGATFKQYSKEMSTREHGSLYDDLVLNKKANIKDHDYITIFAGTNDISTNFIIGDHSTLDNPKTTLGAFNLLLNYLKETTNARIVVFSPIYTSNLKERPKEDMEKLVEEMRYVTHLNQIEFVDIYHHFEINHKTSEKYLYDKLHPNNEGMDLIGEEMVGVLKTPRLVELPKKE
- a CDS encoding DUF6020 family protein, whose amino-acid sequence is MIYLLKSILTTLGLSIYFSVVSEEKGFTALYSALVNSPYLLLFSIIGLTYFFKKISTIHYKTTILQKIISFFFSLCTWLTTVYTSDVPTINQVLSGRPAGVLYSFCSILGMYWLLESIQKIILLLYYENEWRHLSIKSKWLNNFIEQFKKSPFLWSFALLTLFWSIIAITTYPGTFMGDTMDQILMYYGVYERAAEHPVLSTLTTGWFIQLGEFFGSGNIGIFLLTLFQLTLVSTAFSYAVSLFVKLTRQAGMGLVMVLLVGTIPSVHGTVLVLTKDIPFSAFFIVYIATLIAYFYDNRYFFQHKLYLAHVVSIILMMLFRYNTLHFVAPTLLIYLIGYFFVKKETRFYKSIIVMGIIGLVSANLLNTALVNQFVEAQPEPKRREMLSVPFQQTARYAKYHDDEVTKEEKEIINRVLDYDVIRKNYDPYRSDSVKKTHNEEATSEEMSAYFKLFIKQSLTHPLLAFESLAASHGNLFNLNRSMNSYYDSEIYVDEPGEIPEAYINFGEKHSFKEKKRATQLSRTRLNFYHWWDQLPILSQINNYGSYIFLLFVMFAIYLRDKKGKYAAICIPALGIVGTLIAGPITMGYIRYFLPVILVVPFLFGFFLSTNKETTPLRRN
- a CDS encoding acyltransferase family protein; the encoded protein is MKKYYSSLDTLRAIAILSVIFYHTIPHIFPGGFLGVNLFFVLSGYLMTASIIMELFSTKNFDFKRFYQKRLRRIYPPLLLLIGTLSVFVLLTNSVDPIDFFKDSLASLLGVNNQWQLVNQVSYFDQFKSLYLLKHLWSLSVELQFYIFYPLFLVNIFFMQDNKKIVRIQRILILVTLFSILVMSYLYFYTDINFTYYSTLSRLSAFTIGGMFFIKSGTRKNKQNMAYPFKVTLCFLALLFFMLTLNDHSLLTYNGGMFAFSMISGFLIFFIVESKKINTFLDIPLFTFIGKRSYDMYLFYLPTILIFEYYSGWDGKNPYLVTMLLTFIIIALGHLSYHITQKVSGKDILFSSIIISSLIILIFFLSKMGGFTTKPNKLPKTNDSSYVSSSTSSEKETTSSSTTEESIDTRPKELLFVGDSVLLGTKDYLNDLFKDDQIEIDAKVGRQLYEVKQIIESHPVSDNLIYVLSTGNNGLVSKEEIEEIVKSIDNHSLYFITTAVPRSWKTATNNVLKETAKNHKNVHIIDWEEKVLNNPDNNWFDGDDIHLNQEGAKVYGELIQSNLDKK